One Gloeothece verrucosa PCC 7822 DNA window includes the following coding sequences:
- the rnc gene encoding ribonuclease III, giving the protein MGLKDPRREKELKTLVQKLGLPDTAAVNWSLLDLALIHPSFSREVNYQQLEFVGDAVVRLAAAEVLLETYPDALVGEFAALRSMMVSDRTLAEFADVYGLERYLLTSERSSTDEAGRVSRLADGFEALLGALYLSTHNMKLIRPWLDELLQNKAAEIRLDPARLNYKDALQEWTQAHYKLLPEYRVQEVLLNNNKEERFLAEVWLNDQKLGAGTGRTKKAAQQAAAKAAFSSIDT; this is encoded by the coding sequence ATGGGGCTTAAAGATCCTAGACGAGAAAAAGAACTCAAAACGCTAGTGCAAAAATTGGGGTTACCTGATACTGCTGCTGTTAATTGGTCGTTGCTCGATTTGGCTCTCATTCATCCGAGTTTTTCTCGGGAAGTGAATTATCAGCAATTGGAATTTGTGGGAGATGCTGTGGTCAGATTAGCCGCCGCCGAGGTGTTGTTAGAAACTTATCCGGATGCCCTAGTAGGAGAATTTGCGGCGTTGCGCTCGATGATGGTCAGTGACCGCACTTTGGCCGAGTTTGCTGATGTTTACGGGTTAGAACGCTATTTGCTCACTTCTGAGCGTTCCTCAACCGATGAGGCCGGACGAGTTTCTCGTTTAGCTGATGGTTTTGAGGCGCTGTTAGGGGCACTCTATTTAAGTACCCATAATATGAAATTAATTCGCCCTTGGTTAGATGAATTGTTACAAAATAAAGCCGCAGAAATTCGCCTAGACCCGGCTCGTCTTAATTATAAAGATGCTCTCCAAGAATGGACTCAAGCTCATTATAAACTTTTGCCAGAATACCGAGTTCAAGAAGTTCTTTTAAATAATAATAAAGAGGAGCGTTTTTTGGCGGAAGTTTGGCTCAATGATCAAAAGTTGGGCGCAGGAACCGGTAGAACTAAAAAAGCGGCTCAACAAGCGGCGGCTAAAGCGGCTTTTTCTTCTATTGACACATAG
- the corA gene encoding magnesium/cobalt transporter CorA, producing MIYPPQNPTELKELIELEEKLEDEEEEDYFDYYYDDPGSEPGTLSIEPDAKPSKIILIDYDANHAVRKINIPPSACISYLEKDTVSWIDIQGLGSETVLKQVGEIFNLHPLLLEEVVNVPQRPKVDDYKEHLLIICQMIRPTPDEDGFETEQVGFVLGKKYLLTFQEDQITDCFDIVRDRIRTNQGKVRQAGPDYLTYLLLDALIDGYFPVAEDYEERIESIEDSIIRNPTRETMEELYNVRRELLALRRLIWPLRNVINLLMRDHSGLVSSEVQIYLRDCYDHVIQLWEIIEAYRELASSLMELYESAMGNRMNEVMKFLTVISTIFNPLTFIAGLYGMNFKHMPELESQWGYYICLAIMAAIAAGLIYFFWRQGWFSPTDTLSKR from the coding sequence ATGATCTACCCTCCCCAAAACCCAACCGAGTTAAAAGAGTTAATAGAATTAGAAGAAAAGTTAGAAGATGAGGAAGAAGAAGATTATTTTGACTATTACTACGATGATCCTGGGAGTGAACCGGGCACATTAAGTATTGAACCAGACGCTAAACCCTCTAAAATTATTCTCATTGATTACGATGCTAATCATGCTGTTCGGAAAATTAATATTCCCCCGAGTGCTTGTATCTCTTATTTAGAAAAAGATACAGTTTCATGGATTGATATTCAGGGACTAGGAAGTGAGACGGTACTTAAACAAGTAGGAGAAATTTTTAATCTTCATCCTTTACTCTTAGAAGAAGTCGTTAATGTTCCCCAACGTCCAAAAGTCGATGATTATAAAGAACATTTGTTAATTATTTGTCAAATGATCCGCCCTACCCCGGATGAGGATGGGTTTGAAACCGAACAGGTGGGTTTTGTTTTAGGAAAAAAATATCTTTTAACTTTCCAGGAAGATCAAATTACAGATTGTTTTGATATCGTTAGAGACCGCATTCGCACCAATCAAGGAAAAGTGCGGCAGGCCGGACCCGATTATTTAACTTATCTGTTATTGGACGCGCTGATAGATGGTTATTTTCCAGTGGCAGAAGATTATGAGGAGCGTATCGAGTCTATAGAAGACAGTATTATCCGTAACCCAACCCGTGAAACGATGGAAGAACTCTATAATGTACGACGGGAGTTATTAGCATTGCGGCGGTTGATCTGGCCACTACGAAATGTGATTAACCTTTTAATGCGGGATCATTCAGGATTAGTGAGTTCTGAGGTACAAATTTATTTGCGGGATTGCTATGATCACGTGATTCAATTGTGGGAAATTATCGAAGCTTATCGAGAACTGGCATCAAGTTTGATGGAACTCTACGAGTCAGCGATGGGAAACCGCATGAATGAAGTAATGAAATTTCTCACCGTTATTTCTACAATTTTTAATCCCTTGACCTTTATTGCTGGACTCTATGGCATGAATTTTAAACATATGCCTGAATTAGAGTCGCAATGGGGTTATTATATTTGTCTCGCCATTATGGCAGCAATAGCGGCGGGCTTAATTTATTTCTTTTGGCGACAGGGTTGGTTTAGTCCTACCGATACCCTAAGTAAGCGTTAA
- a CDS encoding S66 peptidase family protein: MQFPPPLQPGDLVKVVAPSGALRELEAFYQGVEIWRERGYRVEFTPHWDSAEGYLAGTDSQRRQALSEAWFDPNCKAILCARGGYGSARLLEKWTWEPQAAKWIIGFSDITGLLWSLARVEISGIHGPLLTTLSQEPQWSIERLFDAVEGRPLAPLSGNGWGGGSSTGRLLPANLTVATHLLGTDHQPCLDGVILALEDVTEAPYRIDRMLTGWRLMGLFQKVAGIALGRFSRCEAPVGSSSWTVEQVLRDRLGDLNIPIVAELPFGHDGVNAALPVGQKVRLDGDGGKLEFFQE; the protein is encoded by the coding sequence ATGCAATTCCCCCCTCCCTTACAACCTGGAGATTTAGTTAAAGTCGTGGCTCCCAGTGGCGCATTACGAGAATTAGAGGCTTTCTATCAAGGGGTAGAAATCTGGCGCGAGCGGGGATATCGAGTAGAATTTACCCCCCATTGGGATAGTGCAGAGGGCTATTTAGCCGGAACAGATAGCCAACGCAGGCAAGCTTTATCTGAGGCTTGGTTTGACCCCAATTGTAAGGCCATTCTCTGTGCTAGAGGGGGTTATGGAAGTGCTAGATTGTTAGAAAAATGGACGTGGGAACCCCAAGCGGCTAAATGGATCATCGGTTTTTCCGATATTACAGGGTTATTGTGGAGTTTAGCCAGGGTGGAAATTTCAGGCATACATGGCCCCCTTTTAACCACCCTTTCCCAAGAACCTCAATGGTCAATTGAGCGGCTATTTGACGCTGTTGAAGGTCGTCCCCTTGCTCCCTTAAGCGGCAACGGATGGGGAGGCGGTTCTTCCACAGGAAGGTTGCTACCTGCTAATTTAACCGTCGCTACACATCTACTCGGAACAGATCATCAACCTTGTTTAGATGGGGTCATTTTAGCCCTAGAAGATGTGACAGAAGCTCCCTACCGCATTGATCGAATGTTGACCGGCTGGCGGCTGATGGGACTATTTCAAAAAGTCGCCGGCATCGCTTTAGGCCGCTTTAGTCGTTGTGAAGCACCTGTAGGGAGTTCGAGTTGGACAGTAGAACAAGTCTTGCGAGATCGTTTAGGTGACCTTAATATTCCCATTGTTGCAGAGCTTCCTTTTGGTCATGATGGAGTTAATGCGGCTTTACCGGTTGGACAAAAAGTAAGGCTTGATGGCGATGGGGGAAAGTTAGAATTTTTTCAGGAATAG
- the hemE gene encoding uroporphyrinogen decarboxylase: MTHSAEIPYLLRAARGEVLDRPPVWMMRQAGRYMKVYRDLRDKYPSFRERSENADLAIEISLQPWHAFQPDGVIMFSDILTPLPGIGIPFDIIESKGPIIDPPIRTQAQIDNLHPFDPEETVPFVKTILKTLRQEVGNKSTVLGFVGAPWTLAAYAIEGKGSKTYSIIKSMAFSEPALLHQFLGKLADMVATYIRYQIDCGAQVVQMFDSWAGQLTPQDYDVFALPYHQQVVRQVKETHPDTPLILYISGSAGVLERMGQSGVDLVSVDWTVDMAEARVRLGKDMKVQGNIDPGALFGSQAFIRERILDTIRKAGNRGHILNLGHGVLVGTPEDNVRFFFETAKQADQLLVHA; encoded by the coding sequence ATGACTCACTCTGCCGAAATCCCCTATCTTTTAAGGGCTGCCCGAGGTGAAGTATTAGACCGTCCTCCGGTTTGGATGATGCGTCAAGCCGGGCGTTATATGAAAGTTTATCGGGATTTACGGGATAAATACCCCAGTTTCCGGGAAAGATCTGAAAATGCCGACCTCGCCATTGAAATTTCTCTACAACCTTGGCACGCTTTTCAACCCGATGGGGTGATTATGTTCTCTGATATTCTAACCCCCTTACCCGGTATCGGTATTCCTTTCGACATTATTGAAAGCAAAGGCCCCATTATTGATCCTCCTATTCGTACTCAAGCCCAAATTGACAACCTCCACCCCTTCGACCCAGAAGAAACCGTTCCTTTTGTCAAGACTATCTTAAAAACTCTTCGTCAAGAAGTCGGCAATAAGTCTACTGTATTAGGATTTGTGGGCGCTCCTTGGACTCTCGCCGCTTATGCCATTGAAGGAAAAGGCTCTAAAACCTATTCCATTATTAAAAGTATGGCCTTCTCAGAACCGGCACTTTTACATCAGTTCTTAGGAAAACTCGCCGATATGGTGGCTACCTACATCCGTTATCAAATTGATTGCGGCGCGCAAGTAGTACAGATGTTTGATTCATGGGCGGGTCAATTAACACCCCAAGACTATGATGTATTTGCCTTACCCTATCATCAACAAGTAGTCCGTCAGGTAAAAGAAACTCATCCCGATACTCCCTTAATTCTCTACATTAGTGGAAGTGCAGGAGTCTTAGAAAGAATGGGCCAATCCGGGGTAGATCTTGTCAGTGTAGACTGGACCGTAGACATGGCAGAAGCTAGAGTGCGGCTAGGAAAAGACATGAAAGTACAAGGTAACATTGATCCTGGGGCCTTATTTGGTTCTCAAGCCTTTATCCGCGAGCGCATTCTTGATACTATCCGCAAAGCCGGTAATCGGGGTCATATTCTAAACTTAGGTCATGGTGTCTTAGTGGGAACCCCCGAAGACAATGTGCGCTTTTTCTTTGAAACAGCGAAACAAGCTGATCAATTGCTAGTTCATGCTTAA
- a CDS encoding NAD-dependent epimerase/dehydratase family protein — protein sequence MKRIFITGASGCIGHYLAEALIEETEHELFFLIRNPDKLKFNSQARAGIHLLKGDMQEIEQYSDLLKTIDVAILAATTWGGIEETHQINVVKTLTLMKLLDPLRCEQVFYFSTASILNRKNQPMKEAGELGTTYISSKYECYTQLSTLKIAPKITTLFPTFVLGGDENKPFSHVYSGLPDVLKWIDLIRWFKADGSFHFLHARDIAQVVRYLIDNPAITKDQTIVLGNQRITVNEAIAQICAYLHKRIYFQIPLSISLANIFIKIFRLKMQAWDKFSLEYRHFTHEKTYSPATFGLTNYCSTLEDALRLRGIYPR from the coding sequence ATGAAGCGTATTTTTATCACCGGAGCAAGCGGCTGTATTGGTCATTATCTTGCAGAAGCCTTAATCGAAGAAACTGAGCATGAATTATTTTTCTTGATCAGAAATCCAGATAAGCTGAAATTTAATTCTCAAGCTCGTGCTGGTATTCATTTATTAAAGGGAGATATGCAAGAAATTGAGCAATATAGCGACTTGCTCAAAACAATAGATGTGGCTATTTTAGCCGCTACCACTTGGGGAGGAATTGAGGAAACCCATCAAATTAATGTGGTCAAAACCCTTACATTAATGAAACTTCTTGATCCTCTCCGATGTGAACAAGTGTTTTACTTTTCTACCGCCAGTATCCTCAACCGCAAAAATCAACCGATGAAGGAAGCGGGAGAACTAGGAACAACATATATTAGCAGCAAATATGAGTGTTATACTCAGTTATCCACCCTAAAAATTGCACCAAAAATAACCACCCTTTTTCCCACTTTCGTATTAGGAGGAGATGAAAATAAACCTTTTTCCCATGTTTATTCGGGATTGCCAGATGTTCTCAAATGGATAGATTTAATTCGTTGGTTTAAAGCGGATGGAAGCTTTCATTTTCTTCATGCTAGAGATATTGCTCAAGTAGTTCGGTATTTAATAGATAATCCAGCTATTACTAAAGATCAAACAATAGTATTAGGAAATCAACGAATAACCGTTAATGAAGCTATTGCTCAAATTTGTGCTTATTTGCATAAAAGAATTTATTTTCAAATTCCTTTATCCATCAGTTTAGCCAATATCTTTATTAAGATTTTCCGTTTAAAAATGCAAGCTTGGGATAAATTTTCTTTAGAATACCGTCATTTTACCCATGAAAAAACTTACAGTCCTGCGACTTTTGGACTAACGAATTATTGCTCAACGCTTGAAGATGCTTTAAGATTACGAGGAATTTATCCCAGATAA
- a CDS encoding glycosyltransferase family 4 protein has translation MRIAQVAPLWERVPPPAYGGIELVVGLLTDELVRRGHEVTLFASGDSQTLAKLEAISPKALRNFETDVDPTHFYYLYLTLEMNRVCELSSEFDLIHSHIGFPFFPCANLTKAPTLHTIHGTIPVSEEHLWKAARQQNFISISNNQRRNDLGLNYLATVYNAINTKNFPFHPQPDKPPYLAFLGRMSPEKGPHLAVKIAKRTGLLLKMAGKIDPCDQQFFDTEVKPFIDGQQIQFLGEADHQMKCDLMGRAMATLFPITWQEPFGLVMIESMAVGTPVVAMKMGSTPEIIAHGRSGFLCNNLDECVAAVESLGEISRTDCRDHVVANFGVRQMVDGYEAAYQQLLQQKFMGDGHTKTIHQLKSFQRLSA, from the coding sequence ATGCGGATTGCTCAAGTTGCTCCTTTGTGGGAAAGAGTACCCCCACCGGCCTATGGTGGTATAGAATTAGTGGTCGGGTTACTAACAGATGAATTAGTTCGTCGAGGCCATGAGGTTACTCTATTTGCTTCGGGTGATTCTCAAACCTTAGCCAAATTAGAAGCCATCAGTCCAAAAGCGTTACGCAATTTTGAGACAGATGTTGACCCCACGCATTTTTATTACCTTTATTTAACGTTAGAAATGAACAGGGTTTGTGAGTTATCTAGTGAATTTGATCTCATTCATTCCCATATTGGCTTTCCTTTCTTTCCTTGTGCCAATCTAACTAAAGCTCCAACACTTCATACTATACACGGCACTATCCCTGTTTCTGAAGAACATCTTTGGAAAGCCGCTCGTCAACAAAACTTTATTAGTATTTCCAACAATCAACGACGCAATGATCTCGGCTTAAATTATCTCGCCACTGTTTACAACGCTATTAATACCAAAAACTTTCCCTTCCACCCTCAACCGGATAAACCCCCTTATCTAGCCTTTTTGGGACGGATGTCACCGGAAAAAGGCCCTCATCTAGCCGTGAAAATTGCTAAACGAACCGGTTTACTCTTAAAAATGGCAGGAAAGATCGACCCATGCGATCAACAATTTTTTGATACAGAAGTCAAACCCTTTATCGATGGTCAACAAATACAGTTTTTAGGAGAAGCGGACCATCAGATGAAGTGTGATCTTATGGGACGTGCTATGGCTACCCTGTTTCCCATTACCTGGCAAGAACCGTTTGGCTTAGTGATGATCGAATCAATGGCAGTGGGAACCCCCGTAGTAGCGATGAAGATGGGATCGACTCCTGAAATTATCGCTCATGGCAGAAGTGGGTTTTTGTGCAATAACCTTGACGAATGTGTTGCTGCTGTAGAAAGCCTCGGCGAAATTTCCCGCACAGATTGCCGAGATCATGTGGTTGCTAATTTTGGTGTTCGACAGATGGTTGATGGCTATGAAGCCGCTTATCAACAACTCCTACAACAAAAATTTATGGGAGATGGACATACCAAAACCATTCATCAACTGAAGAGTTTCCAGCGTTTGAGTGCATAA
- a CDS encoding amylo-alpha-1,6-glucosidase, giving the protein MSELLEFDGKTFIHAETATLPEWPCVIQEPIYPTLTLKDDDIFLITDSLGNILGCRSLDDPGSLGLFCRDTRFLSRLELQIDGKLPILLSSNARRGFGLSVLCANPNLEKSNIKAERIGIAREIVLNGGLFEEITITNYSTEKANFELSLSFDADFLDLFEIRGWQRPQRGKLLRLKTDEHQQPESSNYQEPKEITLAYQGLDGSVTESRIQFLYSQPDLSKGNTAIWQIELESHQTLKVGYRVRLLSDGHPVSKVGIPMTLMQAKAAEAMEQQEWRQQVTQIRTDNKALNHAIEQAEQDIYLLRQSFGHGKVLSAGVPWFSTLFGRDSLIAAWQTLIFTPEIAKDTLLVLAEYQGKTFDEWREEEPGKILHEIRLGEMARCGEVPHTPYYGTIDATPLWLILYAQYYAWTGDRETIEKLWSNALAAMEWIDRNCKKTGYLSYVRRSPGGLVNQGWKDSGDCIVNAQGQQATGAITLCEVQGYVYAAKMQMSQIAKMMQRGDLSQQWLAQAQELKNRFNRDFWLPNLGYCALALDGEGKPVDSITSNPGHCLSAGILHPDKANSVAERLTAPDMFSGWGIRTLSSWSPAYNPMGYHIGSVWPHDNGMIALGLRSLGLNDQALEVAQGIIDMTLQQPYQRPPELFCGYERTEDNSPVRYPVACSPQAWATGTIFQLLQTMINIVPDVANNSVRIIDPILPESIHCLSLHNLKIGLTLLDLEFERSGTTTACRVANKRGNLRVVFEA; this is encoded by the coding sequence ATGTCAGAGCTTTTAGAATTTGACGGAAAAACTTTTATTCATGCAGAAACAGCCACCTTACCCGAATGGCCTTGTGTGATACAAGAACCCATTTATCCGACGCTTACCCTCAAAGATGATGATATTTTCTTAATCACAGATTCTTTAGGCAATATTTTGGGTTGTCGGTCGTTGGATGACCCCGGTAGCTTAGGATTATTTTGTCGAGATACCCGTTTTTTAAGTCGTCTAGAGCTACAAATTGACGGCAAATTACCTATCTTATTAAGTAGTAATGCTCGCCGGGGTTTTGGGCTTTCGGTGCTGTGTGCTAATCCCAATTTAGAAAAGAGTAACATTAAAGCAGAACGAATTGGTATTGCTCGAGAAATTGTCCTCAATGGCGGCTTGTTTGAAGAAATAACCATTACCAATTACAGCACCGAAAAAGCGAATTTTGAGCTAAGTTTAAGCTTTGATGCCGACTTTTTAGATTTATTTGAGATTCGCGGCTGGCAACGTCCTCAAAGAGGAAAACTGCTACGCCTAAAAACCGATGAGCATCAACAACCAGAGTCATCAAATTATCAAGAACCAAAAGAAATAACCTTAGCCTATCAAGGATTAGATGGTTCAGTTACAGAATCTCGAATTCAATTTTTATATAGTCAGCCAGATTTGAGTAAAGGTAATACCGCTATCTGGCAAATCGAGTTAGAATCTCATCAAACGTTAAAAGTCGGGTATCGTGTTCGACTCTTAAGTGATGGTCATCCGGTGTCTAAAGTGGGAATTCCCATGACCTTGATGCAAGCTAAAGCGGCTGAGGCGATGGAACAGCAAGAATGGCGGCAACAAGTGACGCAAATTCGCACCGATAATAAGGCTCTCAATCACGCCATTGAGCAAGCTGAACAAGATATTTATTTATTGCGTCAAAGCTTTGGTCATGGCAAAGTGCTATCAGCCGGTGTTCCTTGGTTTTCTACATTATTTGGACGAGATAGCCTTATTGCGGCTTGGCAAACTTTAATTTTCACCCCTGAGATTGCTAAAGATACCTTATTAGTTTTAGCCGAATATCAAGGTAAAACCTTTGATGAGTGGCGCGAAGAAGAACCCGGTAAAATCCTTCATGAAATCCGCTTAGGAGAAATGGCCCGTTGTGGCGAAGTTCCTCATACTCCCTACTACGGAACCATAGACGCGACTCCTTTGTGGTTAATTCTCTATGCTCAATATTATGCGTGGACAGGGGACCGAGAAACCATTGAGAAATTGTGGTCTAATGCACTAGCCGCAATGGAATGGATAGACCGCAATTGTAAAAAAACCGGTTACTTAAGCTATGTACGCCGATCTCCTGGCGGATTAGTTAACCAGGGATGGAAAGATTCAGGCGATTGTATTGTCAATGCTCAAGGACAACAGGCCACCGGTGCCATTACCCTTTGTGAGGTTCAAGGGTATGTCTATGCGGCTAAAATGCAAATGAGCCAAATTGCTAAAATGATGCAGCGCGGCGATCTCTCACAACAATGGTTAGCCCAGGCTCAAGAACTGAAAAACCGCTTTAATCGAGATTTTTGGCTGCCGAATTTAGGCTATTGTGCCTTAGCTTTAGATGGTGAAGGTAAACCGGTTGATAGTATTACTTCTAATCCGGGTCACTGTTTGAGCGCGGGGATTTTGCACCCCGACAAAGCCAATAGTGTTGCTGAAAGGTTAACCGCGCCGGATATGTTTAGTGGTTGGGGAATTCGTACCCTGAGTAGTTGGTCGCCGGCTTATAATCCGATGGGGTATCATATCGGGTCAGTTTGGCCTCATGATAACGGGATGATTGCTTTAGGGTTGCGGTCCCTAGGATTGAACGATCAAGCGCTGGAAGTGGCTCAAGGTATTATTGATATGACGCTACAGCAACCTTACCAACGTCCGCCGGAACTTTTCTGCGGTTATGAACGCACCGAGGATAATAGTCCGGTTCGTTACCCGGTGGCTTGTTCTCCCCAAGCGTGGGCAACTGGGACGATTTTTCAATTGTTGCAGACCATGATTAATATTGTGCCGGATGTGGCCAATAATTCGGTTCGCATCATTGATCCGATTTTACCGGAGTCTATTCATTGTCTCTCTTTGCA